A stretch of Cicer arietinum cultivar CDC Frontier isolate Library 1 chromosome 5, Cicar.CDCFrontier_v2.0, whole genome shotgun sequence DNA encodes these proteins:
- the LOC101508762 gene encoding uncharacterized protein isoform X2 yields the protein MSNSLTSRTMFPKLKTLIIIKCYKLKYVFPVSICKEFPELEVLMIKEADELEEIFKCEGDQKVEIPKLKYVVLDNLPSLFFTQGIQFQKAKNRLIQNCQKLSLTSTPVARQHMSFLLLFTPDREIGRYIWSTVQQLTEERLTGQTTKEVEAASQIQMKQTPKAEHEFVEIVPDLEIPSVAILPTNSKELVNEESTNQQCLMNQQHPLGEIDTTTKPSQGNNCLKETEDQNIQEGYTPEKTVAETMSTISETRNGPPIQYISSKQKCVEEGTALTNANTITPSTHLELVTSSKEKDVDVRDSLGTTKTNDDQVSLNDAAVGKVTSTIEEQFPKDDEFRVSKSKPSPSNSIPLPLAFQIPSMPSKGNPSQIVKDLSSPSLVRRELEELVSKKHLDSKNLSLLTDFLVKHPSVLLRDTSLSNRYKGYAYNCLAELLKFLLTNSLLDVLGSSQNEFVELLQDVRRCAFDKDWLDGVEKRALTSSEAVLESIIQKEAEILETKAALSAPLGY from the exons ATGTCGAATTCCTTGACCTCAAGGACAATGTTCCCAAAGCTAAAAACACTCATCATAATAAAGTGCTACAAGTTGAAATATGTCTTTCCGGTCTCCATATGTAAAGAGTTTCCTGAGCTAGAGGTGCTAATGATAAAAGAAGCAGATGAGCTGGAGGAAATATTCAAATGTGAAGGAGATCAGAAAGTTGAgattccaaaactaaaatatgtaGTATTAGACAACCTACCAAGCCTCTTCTTCACCCAAGGAATTCAATTTCAGAAGGCAAAAAATCGTTTAAtacaaaattgtcaaaaactctcTTTGACTTCTACTCCTGTAGCGAGGCAGCATATGTCATTCCTTTTGTTGTTTACACCAG ATCGAGAAATAGGTAGATACATTTGGAGTACAGTTCAGCAATTAACAGAAGAACGTCTCACAGGTCAAACCACTAAAGAAGTTGAAGCGGCATCACAG atacaaatgaaacaaacaccaaaGGCAGAGCATGAATTTGTTGAAATTGTTCCGGATTTAGAGATACCATCAGTAGCAATATTACCAACAAATTCAAAA GAGTTGGTGAATGAAGAATCAACGAATCAACAGTGTTTGATGAACCAACAACATCCACTTGGAGAAATTGATACTACCACCAAACCTTCTCAAGGAAATAAT TGTTTGAAAGAAACAGAGGACCAAAATATTCAAGAGGGTTATACGCCAGAAAAAACTGTTGCAGAAACTATGTCTACCATTTCAGAAACAAGAAATGGGCCACCTATACAATACATTTCTTCTAAACAAAAG TGTGTTGAAGAAGGAACTGCATTAACAAATGCCAACACAATAACACCCTCAACTCATTTAGAATTAGTCACTTCATCAAAG GAAAAAGATGTTGATGTTAGAGACTCTTTGGGAACTACCAAGACTAATGATGATCAAG TTTCTCTAAATGATGCTGCTGTTGGGAAAGTAACCTCAACTATTGAGGAACAGTTTCCTAAGGATGATGAATTTAGAGTTTCAAAATCTAAGCCCTCTCCAAGCAATAGCATTCCTTTGCCTCTTGCATTTCAGATTCCTTCCATGCCTTCTAAAG GGAACCCTTCTCAAATAGTGAAAGATTTAAGTTCTCCTTCTCTTGTCAGACGGGAGCTTGAGGAACTGGTCTCCAAGAAGCATTTGGATTCCAAGAACTTGTCTTTGTTGACTGACTTTCTTGTTAAGCATCCTTCAGTTCTTTTAAGGGACACCTCACTTAGTAACCGATACAAGGGTTATGCATACAATTGCCTAGCTGAGCTATTGAAATTCCTCCTAACCAATAGCTTGTTGGATGTGTTAGGCTCAAGCCAAAATGAATTTGTTGAGTTATTACAAGATGTGCGCAGATGTGCTTTTGATAAGGATTGGTTGGATGGTGTCGAAAAGCGTGCTTTGACCTCATCTGAAGCTGTTTTGGAGAGTATCATTCAAAAGGAGGCAGAAATTTTAGAAACTAAGGCTGCTTTAAGTGCCCCTCTTGGCTATTAG